The window GAAAACCTCTCCTGAACCTGTTATGTTAAAGCCGCTGATGGTTACATTGTCTGCTTTTACCTCAAATACGCTGGAATTCTCATCCCCTGATCTGATGAGTACGCCTTCGGGGTTCTCAGGTTCCGAAGTAACCGTTACTCCTGAAACATTGACAATGATATTTTCTTCATAATCCCCGGCTTTCACAATCACAAAATCCCCGGTTGTAGAGTTATTGACAGCTGCCTGAATTGAAGCTCCGGGCTCCACATAAATGACCTCTGCACTCCCAACGCCTGCAGAAACCAGAAGCAAAGCAATAACCAGAGTTGCACTCATTAGCCTGGTAAAACAATCTCCAATAAGTATGATCTTCAGAACCAACCCCCCATACACTTTACACAGCCCTGCCGGTTCAGGATAAAATAAATTTGAACCAACACTTTCCGTGCATAATGACTATTATTTATTAATAGATATTATCAAATTCATTACTATATATATCAACTGTTACTTTGTTTTTATACGAAAAAACCGGATACCAATCGTGATATTTTCCCCGGAGAAGAAAAAGAATTGTTCAGATCTCCGGTCGGACTTAACAGATTTCTATGGTCTTGAAAATCAAATTGCGTGCGGTCACCCTACCCTATCAACAGGCTGTCCGACAACCACTATCAGTAATATCTGAATTCCTTATTTTTCGATTAAAAGGCTTTATGTGCTTTATTATTCACATATTTTTGCCCTGAAATTGAATTGTCGGACAGCCTGTAAAGAATGGGGTATGCTGATGGGCCGCCCGCCCGGTTATTCTGGCACTTAGAAATCGTCAATTTTCCGTTACCCAGATTTCTTTAATCTATGTGATTGAGCCTCTATTTTCGGTTTTCCCTGCGACTCCTTAATGTAGTGCTTGATTGTGTCAGCGGTTACATTTCCAACGGATCGATAGAATTTGCCACTTGACCATAGACTTCCACCCCAATATCGTGTTCTCAGTTCAGGATGAAGCTTGAACAATCTGTAAGAACTACCTCCTTTCAAGTATTGAACCACCTCTGATAGAGAGGTGCTTGGGTGGAATTCCAGGAACAGGTGAACATGATTATCTACAACTTCCAGAGCATGGATTTTGTAGCCTTTCTCTGTGCAAATATTGTGGAATATAGACTCGCAATCCTTTTTAACTCGTTTATTGTAGAATATCTTGTATCGATACTTAGGCACCAACACGATGTGGTAGGTAATCTGACCATAGCCCTGGCTAAAACTGCGCAATTCCAACGCTTATCACATCCTAGCCATAGGTAGCTGGAACCACCTGTGGCTATGGTGTCAAAAAACCTCATATTACGAAAAGGTGAATAATCAGCTATTTAAAGCCTTTAAATCGAAAAATAAGGATTTTAATCATACTGGCAGTAATTGCAAGACAGCCTGTTCAGAGTGGGGTGGTCGCACTCAATTTGATTTTCTCTTCTTTATTATTTGTAAGACCGCCCTCCTGCGTAGAGCATTACAGGAACGACCCGATATGGAAATAAAGTTGTAAAGGTTAGAAATATGTTATAATTTAGTCCTTCTTGAGTGAAACTCACTACTATAATCCATCAAGTAGTCCTCTTGAGCGCAGCGAAAAGGACCGCGTACTCCCGAGGCGCAATTCGGGCGAGGCGCAATTCGGGTGGCGCAACTCGGGTGGCACAACTTGGGCTATCATTTAAATATCGAGGGTGATATGTATAACAGGATAGGATGATCGACGAAGTGATAAAAGTTTTCAAAAAGATCGATGCAAAGGATTACAGGATACTTACAGGCATCGAGACAGGGATGAAACATTTTGAGTGGGTGCCAATAGAAGAATTGAATAAATACACTAAAACGCCTTTCGATAAGCTGGAATACAGGCTGAGGAAGCTTGTCCGGGAGAAACTTGTGGTCAGGACCACCCAGCCTTATGAAGGTTACCAGATTTATTTTGAGGGCTATGATGCTCTTGCTCTCAATGCCTTTGTGAAAAGAAAAAGTATCAGCGCCATAGGGGATGAAATCGGGGTAGGCAAGGAGTCCGTCATTTTGGAAGCTATTCGGCAGCCTGAGCTTGCAATAGGGAAGCCTTTTCCGGTCATAATCAAATTCCACAGGGAAGGCAGGACCAGCTTCAAGCAAATAAAAAGAGTACGTGAACACATTGGGGAAAGAGAACACTTTTCATGGATTTATGCTGCTCGGCTTGCTGCCCAGAGGGAATATGAGATCATGACAAAGGTGTACCCGCAGGTGTCTATCCCCAAACCCCTGGATCAGAACAGGCATGCAATTGTTATGGAGATTGCAAAAGGCAGCCTGCTATCAAAAACAAGGCTTCATAACGCTGAATGGTATCTCGATGAGATTCTCAGGCAGGTAAAGATAACCTATTCGCTTGGAATCATTCACGCCGATTTAAGTGAATATAACATCTTTGTATCCGAAGATGGCGTCCAGCTCATCGACTGGCCTCAGTATATCACTCCCGCCCATCCCCAGGCTGACGAAATTCTCGAAAGGGATGTTTCAAATGTACTGGTTCATTTTAATAGGAAGTATGGGATTAAAAGGGATCTTGAAGAAGTAATTGGTGAAATTAAAAGTGCAGCAAGCTTAATCAAAGCAACTGAAGAAGAAGGCAGAGACGAAGAAGGTAATGAAGAAGTAAGCAGAGACGAAGAAGGTAATGAAGAAATAAGCAGAGACGAAGAAGGTAATGAAGAAGCAATTATAAAAGAATCACATATAGAAGGAACAGGTAAAAGGAGGGGAGACTAAATGAAAAGACTGTCAGCGAAGAAAATAAAGATAAAGAAAATGATAGCGAAGAAGAAGCATTCGGAGAAGAGAGGAATTAAAAGAAACAGATGAAATATAAGTAAACTCAGATCGGAGAAAGAAAATAAAAGTTATTTATCGTAAAAATTTTTTATCTCCCGAAGCGGGAAGACTCCTTCCTCGGACAATCTGGTAGAACCGGATTGGACAGGTGGGAGATGAGAGCGTCAACTTCCCCACAATCCGAAGATTATAAATTCGTATATCTTCATATAGTTACAAAGCGTATATTATAGGGATGAAACGAGGCAACATATACCGAATTTACCCTAATAAGGAGCAAAAAGCTCTTATGGAAAAACACTTCGGTAGCTGTCGTTTTGTCTATAATAAACTTCTTGAAATTAAATCGTTAATGTATAAAAAATTCAGAATAAGTCTATCAGAATTTGAACTTAATAATCACCTCTTAGTTTTGAAAGAAACGTATCCGTGGTTGAAAGAAGTTAATGCAGGAGCATTGCAACAAGCAAGTAGAAACCTTAATTCTGCTTTCAACCATTTTTTCAAAGATGGATTTGGGTATCCTCAAAGAAAGTTGAAAAAGGATAATCATTTCTCTTTCCAGCTTCCTCAACACTATGAACTTAATACAACCATTTCTCAAATTTTGTTACCAAAGTTAGGTTGGATCAAAGTTAAGATGCATAGGGAAATAAGCAAAGGAACTCTTAGGACATTAACTGTTTCCAGAACTCCAACAGGAAAATACTACATTAGTATCTTAACCGATGATGGAGAAAAACTTCCAGAAAAACAAGAATTTTCTCATGATACAATGGTAGGAATAGATGTGGGAATTAACACCTATGCCGCACTTTCTACCGGGGAAAAAATAGATAACCCTAGATTCTTGAAAGCTTCTTTGCAGAGGTTGAAATTCTTACAAAGGGAAGTATCAAGAAAAGTTA is drawn from Methanosarcina lacustris Z-7289 and contains these coding sequences:
- the tnpA gene encoding IS200/IS605 family transposase; its protein translation is MELRSFSQGYGQITYHIVLVPKYRYKIFYNKRVKKDCESIFHNICTEKGYKIHALEVVDNHVHLFLEFHPSTSLSEVVQYLKGGSSYRLFKLHPELRTRYWGGSLWSSGKFYRSVGNVTADTIKHYIKESQGKPKIEAQSHRLKKSG
- a CDS encoding serine/threonine-protein kinase RIO2 — its product is MIDEVIKVFKKIDAKDYRILTGIETGMKHFEWVPIEELNKYTKTPFDKLEYRLRKLVREKLVVRTTQPYEGYQIYFEGYDALALNAFVKRKSISAIGDEIGVGKESVILEAIRQPELAIGKPFPVIIKFHREGRTSFKQIKRVREHIGEREHFSWIYAARLAAQREYEIMTKVYPQVSIPKPLDQNRHAIVMEIAKGSLLSKTRLHNAEWYLDEILRQVKITYSLGIIHADLSEYNIFVSEDGVQLIDWPQYITPAHPQADEILERDVSNVLVHFNRKYGIKRDLEEVIGEIKSAASLIKATEEEGRDEEGNEEVSRDEEGNEEISRDEEGNEEAIIKESHIEGTGKRRGD
- a CDS encoding RNA-guided endonuclease TnpB family protein, which encodes MKRGNIYRIYPNKEQKALMEKHFGSCRFVYNKLLEIKSLMYKKFRISLSEFELNNHLLVLKETYPWLKEVNAGALQQASRNLNSAFNHFFKDGFGYPQRKLKKDNHFSFQLPQHYELNTTISQILLPKLGWIKVKMHREISKGTLRTLTVSRTPTGKYYISILTDDGEKLPEKQEFSHDTMVGIDVGINTYAALSTGEKIDNPRFLKASLQRLKFLQREVSRKVIGSKNRKKASKKLALINEKIANQRHDFQHKVSNRLISENQAIAVETLNIEGMKKNHKLAQAVSDSAWYSFVLKLTYKAQWVGKTIIKIGMFEPSSKNCNVCGYHNSELTLDIREWQCPECGTLHDRDINAAINIKKIAVGTTV